From a single Labrus bergylta chromosome 14, fLabBer1.1, whole genome shotgun sequence genomic region:
- the LOC109996013 gene encoding flotillin-2a isoform X1: MGNCHTVGPNEALVVSGGCCGSDEKTYVVGGWSWAWWLISDIQRITLEIMTLQPKCEDVETAEGVAITVTGVAQVKVMTENELLGYACEQFLGKSVVEIKSVILQTLEGHLRAILGTLTVEQIYQDRDRFAALVREVASPDVGRMGIEILSFTIKDVYDKVEYLSSLGKTQTAAVQRDADIGVAEAERDAGIREAECKREMMDVKFLADTKMADSKRELEMQKASFNQEVNTKKAEAQLAYELQAAKEQQKIRLEEIEIEVVQRKKQISIEEKEINRTDKELIATVKRPAEAEAYKMQQLAEGQKTKTVLTAQAEAEKIRFIGEAEASAIEAVGKAEAEKMRLKAEAYQQYGDAAKTALVLEALPKIAGKIAAPLAKVNEIVILSGEGSRVTGEVNRLLAELPVSVNALTGMDLTKMPLLQKMISPQC, from the exons ATGGGAAACTGCCACACCGTGGGACCGAACGAGGCCCTTGTGGTTTCAG gtggctgctgtggctcagatgAGAAAACATATGTGGTGGGAGGCTGGTCCTGGGCCTGGTGGCTCATTTCTGACATCCAGAG GATAACGCTTGAGATTATGACCCTGCAGCCCAAGTGTGAGGATGTAGAGACAGCGGAGGGTGTAGCTATTACTGTCACTGGGGTGGCTCAG GTGAAGGTGATGACAGAAAACGAGCTGCTGGGATACGCCTGTGAACAGTTCCTGGGGAAGTCTGTGGTCGAGATCAAGAGTGTGATCCTGCAGACCCTGGAGGGTCACCTGCGTGCCATCCTTG GCACCCTGACCGTTGAACAGATCTACCAGGACAGAGACAGATTTGCTGCTCTGGTGCGAGAGGTGGCCTCTCCCGATGTCGGCCGCATGGGCATCGAGATCCTCAGCTTCACCATCAAG GATGTGTACGATAAAGTGGAGTACCTGAGCTCTCTGGGAAAAACTCAGACGGCTGCCGTGCAGAGGGATGCAGACATCGGAGtggcagaggcagagagagacgcTGGCATCAGG GAAGCTGAGTGCAAGAGAGAAATGATGGACGTGAAGTTCTTAGCCGACACAAAAATGGCCGACTCCAAGCGAGAGCTGGAGATGCAGAAGGCTTCCTTCAATCAGGAAGTGAACACAAAG AAAGCAGAGGCTCAGCTGGCGTACGAGCTGCAGGCGGCCAAAGAGCAGCAGAAGATCCGTCTGGAGGAGATCGAGATCGAGGTGGTGCAGAGGAAGAAGCAGATCTCAATCGAAGAGAAGGAGATCAATCGTACTGACAAGGAGCTCATCGCCACTGTGAAGAGACCCGCCGAGGCTGAAGCCTACAAGATGCAGCAGCTGGCAGAGGGACAGAA GACAAAGACGGTGCTGACGGCTCAGGCAGAGGCGGAGAAGATCCGTTTTATCGGTGAGGCCGAGGCCTCCGCCATCGAAGCGGTGGGAAAGGCGGAGGCTGAGAAGATGAGGCTGAAGGCCGAAGCTTACCAGCAGTACGGAGACGCTGCCAAGACGGCTCTGGTCCTGGAGGCTCTCCCCAAG ATTGCCGGTAAGATCGCTGCTCCGCTGGCAAAGGTCAATGAGATCGTCATCCTGAGCGGAGAAGGCAGCCGTGTGACTGGAGAGGTGAACCGTCTGTTAGCCGAGCTCCCCGTGTCCGTCAACGCCCTCACCGGGATGGATCTGACGAAG ATGCCTCTGCTGCAGAAGATGATCAGCCCTCAGTGCTAA
- the LOC109996013 gene encoding flotillin-2a isoform X2, producing the protein MGNCHTVGPNEALVVSGGCCGSDEKTYVVGGWSWAWWLISDIQRMSLEVMTILCRCENIETSEGVPLDVTGVAQVKVMTENELLGYACEQFLGKSVVEIKSVILQTLEGHLRAILGTLTVEQIYQDRDRFAALVREVASPDVGRMGIEILSFTIKDVYDKVEYLSSLGKTQTAAVQRDADIGVAEAERDAGIREAECKREMMDVKFLADTKMADSKRELEMQKASFNQEVNTKKAEAQLAYELQAAKEQQKIRLEEIEIEVVQRKKQISIEEKEINRTDKELIATVKRPAEAEAYKMQQLAEGQKTKTVLTAQAEAEKIRFIGEAEASAIEAVGKAEAEKMRLKAEAYQQYGDAAKTALVLEALPKIAGKIAAPLAKVNEIVILSGEGSRVTGEVNRLLAELPVSVNALTGMDLTKMPLLQKMISPQC; encoded by the exons ATGGGAAACTGCCACACCGTGGGACCGAACGAGGCCCTTGTGGTTTCAG gtggctgctgtggctcagatgAGAAAACATATGTGGTGGGAGGCTGGTCCTGGGCCTGGTGGCTCATTTCTGACATCCAGAG AATGTCTCTGGAGGTTATGACCATCCTCTGTCGCTGTGAGAATATCGAAACCTCGGAGGGTGTTCCCCTGGATGTGACAGGGGTGGCTCAG GTGAAGGTGATGACAGAAAACGAGCTGCTGGGATACGCCTGTGAACAGTTCCTGGGGAAGTCTGTGGTCGAGATCAAGAGTGTGATCCTGCAGACCCTGGAGGGTCACCTGCGTGCCATCCTTG GCACCCTGACCGTTGAACAGATCTACCAGGACAGAGACAGATTTGCTGCTCTGGTGCGAGAGGTGGCCTCTCCCGATGTCGGCCGCATGGGCATCGAGATCCTCAGCTTCACCATCAAG GATGTGTACGATAAAGTGGAGTACCTGAGCTCTCTGGGAAAAACTCAGACGGCTGCCGTGCAGAGGGATGCAGACATCGGAGtggcagaggcagagagagacgcTGGCATCAGG GAAGCTGAGTGCAAGAGAGAAATGATGGACGTGAAGTTCTTAGCCGACACAAAAATGGCCGACTCCAAGCGAGAGCTGGAGATGCAGAAGGCTTCCTTCAATCAGGAAGTGAACACAAAG AAAGCAGAGGCTCAGCTGGCGTACGAGCTGCAGGCGGCCAAAGAGCAGCAGAAGATCCGTCTGGAGGAGATCGAGATCGAGGTGGTGCAGAGGAAGAAGCAGATCTCAATCGAAGAGAAGGAGATCAATCGTACTGACAAGGAGCTCATCGCCACTGTGAAGAGACCCGCCGAGGCTGAAGCCTACAAGATGCAGCAGCTGGCAGAGGGACAGAA GACAAAGACGGTGCTGACGGCTCAGGCAGAGGCGGAGAAGATCCGTTTTATCGGTGAGGCCGAGGCCTCCGCCATCGAAGCGGTGGGAAAGGCGGAGGCTGAGAAGATGAGGCTGAAGGCCGAAGCTTACCAGCAGTACGGAGACGCTGCCAAGACGGCTCTGGTCCTGGAGGCTCTCCCCAAG ATTGCCGGTAAGATCGCTGCTCCGCTGGCAAAGGTCAATGAGATCGTCATCCTGAGCGGAGAAGGCAGCCGTGTGACTGGAGAGGTGAACCGTCTGTTAGCCGAGCTCCCCGTGTCCGTCAACGCCCTCACCGGGATGGATCTGACGAAG ATGCCTCTGCTGCAGAAGATGATCAGCCCTCAGTGCTAA